A window of the Acidithiobacillus thiooxidans ATCC 19377 genome harbors these coding sequences:
- a CDS encoding type II toxin-antitoxin system RelE/ParE family toxin, translating to MSAMRRNWIAVVSAEHVRIGRAAGFMQVCHGKAARLRRIKPGDRVAYYSPTVEFGSKNKLQAFTAIGFVLGGDPYQVDMGGGFQPYRRGVYWLPAEEAPIRPILGMLEFSAEKQNWGYQFRFGVFVISEHDMNVIAAAMGADFALSMTDRQTKQVVNPPNDRPSAQPPLSLDGGQVDSYLALCIKYDTLLLGRCMSEKPIDWRGSSLRDIKDDDIFTPNARKEAGHQLSQVQAGLEPDDWKPFDVVGAGTKEIRINLDDGWFRVMYVAKFPEAVYVLHCFKKKTSSTSKHDKDITAARYKSVIQERSKQ from the coding sequence ATGTCAGCCATGCGTCGCAACTGGATTGCGGTGGTCTCCGCCGAGCATGTACGAATCGGACGCGCCGCCGGATTTATGCAAGTCTGCCACGGTAAAGCGGCACGCCTTCGCCGCATAAAACCCGGTGATCGTGTTGCCTATTATTCCCCTACTGTTGAATTCGGCAGTAAGAATAAATTACAGGCTTTCACGGCAATCGGGTTCGTGCTGGGCGGTGATCCATACCAGGTGGATATGGGAGGAGGATTCCAACCCTATCGACGGGGCGTGTACTGGCTCCCTGCTGAAGAAGCCCCCATTCGGCCCATCCTTGGGATGCTGGAGTTCTCCGCCGAAAAACAAAACTGGGGCTACCAATTCCGCTTTGGGGTTTTCGTCATTAGCGAGCACGATATGAATGTAATCGCTGCGGCAATGGGGGCTGATTTCGCTCTATCGATGACGGACCGACAGACCAAACAGGTAGTCAATCCGCCAAATGACCGTCCCTCTGCCCAGCCGCCACTGAGCCTTGATGGTGGGCAAGTAGACAGTTATCTTGCGCTGTGTATAAAATATGATACATTATTGTTGGGGAGGTGTATGAGCGAAAAACCGATTGACTGGCGAGGATCTTCGCTGCGAGACATCAAGGACGACGACATCTTCACCCCTAATGCGCGCAAGGAGGCTGGACACCAGCTTAGTCAGGTGCAGGCAGGACTTGAACCTGATGACTGGAAGCCCTTTGACGTGGTAGGCGCGGGAACCAAAGAAATTCGCATCAATCTCGACGATGGTTGGTTCCGCGTGATGTACGTCGCCAAGTTTCCGGAGGCGGTTTATGTGTTGCACTGCTTCAAGAAGAAGACGAGTTCAACCAGCAAACACGACAAGGACATCACGGCTGCGCGTTACAAGTCTGTTATCCAGGAAAGGAGTAAGCAATGA
- a CDS encoding Mu transposase C-terminal domain-containing protein, translating into MLRINDVVTFEGTRYRILDVSKIRYTWINIDSDKSLPERISLAEVDELIHAEALKKIDDPFSHLAVQLPEHGSGAQQTRDKRFAIIEPLIHQPDICFRSGRGALIQQVANDSGTAKKTIYAYLRQYWQRGCTPNALLPDYYKSGGRGKKRTATKKKLGRPRRIAHGTGAIIDDSIERMFRIVLDRHYLTEKSHSLPYAHRRFEDMFETAHPDISKENFPTVAQLRYFYEREYVRPERIRLRVNKIEYQKDIRPLQGTATAEVHGPGARYEIDATIADIYLLSADRQKIIGRPTLYVVVDVYSRLIAGFYVGLENPSYVTAMLALVTAMTDKSQLCHSFGYDIESEDWPSMGLPDAILADRGELLGHQIEYLEQSFGVRIENTPPYRGDAKGIVERHFRTIQADFKPFAPGVVAGTIIKKRGGKDYRLDATLTLTDFTKIIIGSILHRNQSSVLVKYDRDPDMPDTLAPVPLNIWRWGIQNRSGRLRNTSEAALRLAMLPRQKATVSDFGIRCFGAYYTCNELLASGWLHRSGRKRPGPFVAAYDPSVTDIIYVFPDVSKSDYWECSLTDRSREFRGRTMWELWDSQQQQRKSTATAKLEEAESKRALENVIQETIQRAEKLRPSYFGESKTETLAGINQNRRDVREQERQQRRVDSQSTKPKPKAEARYLTEQPENVAFPDFLDDLFGEDV; encoded by the coding sequence ATGTTGCGAATCAATGATGTCGTAACATTCGAAGGAACCCGGTATCGCATTCTTGATGTATCGAAAATTCGATATACCTGGATTAATATCGACTCCGATAAGTCTTTGCCGGAACGGATTTCACTGGCGGAAGTAGATGAGCTTATCCATGCTGAGGCACTAAAAAAAATTGACGATCCCTTTTCGCATCTTGCAGTTCAGCTTCCGGAGCATGGCTCGGGAGCACAGCAAACCCGCGACAAACGTTTCGCGATTATCGAGCCTTTAATACATCAGCCGGACATCTGTTTTCGAAGTGGCCGAGGCGCACTGATTCAGCAGGTCGCAAATGACTCCGGGACGGCTAAAAAAACAATATATGCCTATCTTCGCCAATATTGGCAGCGAGGTTGCACACCAAACGCACTTTTGCCAGATTATTATAAATCAGGTGGGCGCGGAAAAAAAAGAACAGCCACGAAGAAAAAATTAGGGCGTCCGAGACGTATAGCGCACGGTACGGGGGCAATAATAGATGACAGCATTGAACGCATGTTTCGCATTGTGCTTGATCGGCATTATCTGACTGAAAAAAGCCATTCTCTGCCTTATGCTCATCGGCGCTTCGAGGATATGTTCGAAACAGCTCACCCGGATATATCGAAAGAGAATTTCCCGACCGTCGCCCAACTGCGATATTTCTATGAACGGGAATATGTCCGGCCTGAACGTATCCGGCTGAGGGTCAATAAGATCGAGTATCAGAAGGACATCAGGCCGTTACAGGGAACAGCTACAGCCGAAGTTCACGGTCCTGGTGCGCGATACGAAATCGACGCTACTATTGCGGATATTTATCTGCTTTCCGCTGACCGACAAAAGATCATTGGCCGACCAACCTTGTATGTAGTTGTCGATGTTTACAGCAGATTGATCGCCGGTTTTTATGTGGGGCTTGAAAATCCCTCTTATGTTACCGCCATGTTGGCACTGGTGACGGCCATGACTGATAAGTCTCAGCTATGCCATTCTTTCGGCTATGACATAGAGTCAGAAGATTGGCCATCCATGGGGCTACCGGACGCCATTTTGGCAGATCGCGGAGAGCTGCTTGGTCATCAGATTGAATACCTGGAGCAGTCCTTTGGAGTCCGAATTGAGAATACGCCGCCGTATCGTGGGGATGCAAAGGGTATCGTTGAACGGCACTTCCGGACCATTCAAGCGGACTTCAAACCATTTGCACCAGGAGTAGTTGCGGGCACTATCATTAAGAAGCGGGGCGGGAAAGATTATCGATTGGACGCAACACTCACCTTGACAGATTTCACCAAAATCATTATCGGCTCCATTCTGCATCGCAATCAGAGTTCGGTATTGGTCAAATATGATCGCGATCCGGATATGCCTGACACCCTCGCTCCGGTGCCACTCAATATCTGGCGCTGGGGTATTCAAAATCGCAGTGGACGACTGCGTAACACGTCTGAGGCGGCACTGAGGCTGGCAATGCTGCCGCGTCAAAAGGCGACTGTTTCCGATTTTGGTATTCGGTGTTTTGGTGCCTATTACACCTGTAATGAGTTGCTGGCATCCGGTTGGTTACATAGAAGCGGGCGAAAGCGGCCTGGCCCATTTGTGGCTGCTTACGATCCTTCAGTAACCGATATCATTTATGTCTTCCCTGATGTATCCAAATCGGATTATTGGGAATGCTCGCTCACCGATCGCTCAAGGGAATTCAGGGGCCGAACGATGTGGGAGCTATGGGATAGTCAGCAGCAACAACGAAAATCAACAGCGACAGCTAAATTAGAGGAAGCAGAAAGTAAAAGGGCGCTGGAAAATGTGATTCAGGAAACGATCCAACGAGCGGAAAAATTACGTCCTTCTTATTTTGGCGAATCGAAAACAGAAACTTTGGCTGGCATCAACCAAAACCGCCGGGATGTCCGTGAGCAGGAACGCCAGCAACGACGCGTGGATAGCCAGTCAACGAAGCCGAAACCCAAAGCAGAGGCCAGGTATTTGACTGAACAACCCGAAAATGTTGCTTTCCCAGATTTTCTGGATGATCTGTTTGGAGAGGATGTATGA
- a CDS encoding type II toxin-antitoxin system VapC family toxin — translation MMLLLDTNVVSELRKVRFGKADMNVTAWAESVDATDLFVSAITIMELELGVLSIERKDATQGALLRTWLEQHVLPEFSRRTLSVDTAVAQRCARLHVPDKRGERDALIAATALVHGMTVFTRNVADFKSTGVPLINPWDRSQ, via the coding sequence ATGATGTTGCTTCTCGATACCAACGTGGTTTCTGAATTGCGCAAGGTGCGGTTTGGTAAGGCCGATATGAACGTGACGGCATGGGCGGAAAGTGTGGATGCCACCGACCTCTTTGTGTCGGCCATCACCATCATGGAACTTGAGCTTGGCGTGCTGTCGATTGAGCGAAAGGACGCTACGCAGGGGGCCTTGTTGCGCACATGGCTGGAGCAGCACGTATTGCCTGAGTTCTCCAGGCGCACGTTGTCAGTCGATACCGCTGTGGCACAACGCTGCGCCAGGCTGCATGTACCCGACAAGCGTGGAGAGCGCGATGCACTCATCGCGGCAACCGCCTTGGTGCATGGCATGACGGTGTTTACGCGCAACGTCGCGGATTTTAAGTCTACGGGTGTGCCCCTCATCAATCCGTGGGATCGGTCGCAGTGA
- a CDS encoding SDR family NAD(P)-dependent oxidoreductase, translated as MTDRARVALVTGASSGIGLAIAQRLTQAGYRVALHSRASSAAGLQAAATLAGAHYFQADLLDEAARRELIHQVVAHYGRLDVLVNNAGASSVIPHDDLWAATPDIWHHLYELHVVAPWQLIALGEPYLRAASTDEQPASVLNISSHAGVRPKGASIPYAASKAALNHVTRLLAKTLGPDIRVNAIAPGLVDTPPLH; from the coding sequence ATGACTGATCGGGCGCGTGTCGCACTGGTCACCGGTGCGAGTTCCGGCATTGGTCTCGCCATTGCACAGCGTTTGACTCAGGCCGGATATCGGGTGGCCCTGCATTCCCGCGCTTCCTCAGCTGCAGGCCTTCAAGCAGCAGCGACATTGGCGGGCGCCCATTATTTTCAGGCGGATCTTCTGGACGAGGCCGCACGCCGTGAACTGATCCATCAAGTGGTTGCGCACTATGGTCGGCTGGATGTGTTGGTCAATAATGCGGGTGCGTCCAGCGTGATTCCGCATGATGATTTATGGGCCGCAACCCCGGATATCTGGCATCACCTCTACGAGCTCCATGTGGTCGCACCCTGGCAGCTTATTGCGCTTGGCGAGCCTTACCTGCGCGCTGCATCGACAGATGAACAACCGGCATCCGTGTTAAACATCAGCTCTCATGCCGGGGTGCGGCCCAAAGGTGCTTCTATTCCTTACGCTGCCAGCAAAGCCGCGCTGAATCATGTTACCCGTTTACTGGCAAAAACCCTGGGACCCGATATTCGGGTAAACGCCATTGCTCCAGGATTGGTGGATACGCCGCCTCTGCATTAG
- the nfsA gene encoding oxygen-insensitive NADPH nitroreductase — protein sequence MIHFSERGSRGKQVKIRTSNFGHKYTEQSYHLYLKVTNFISLLPTLFASYTCTVIQISDPHLRDKIAHLAGDQEYIRSAGAFLVFCADLHRAARIGSRENQTFVAGMTEHFIIATVDVSLFAQNCVTAAESMGLGTCYIGAVRNHPQEISDLLHLPEQVYPVFGLCIGYPDQNPDLKPRLPLSVVLKENSYDETRDEAEISQYDQQMAEYYRNRNASQKNSRWTQEIAALVGREARPHMRGFLERRGMNTR from the coding sequence TTGATCCATTTCAGTGAACGAGGGTCAAGAGGTAAGCAGGTCAAGATCCGTACCTCCAACTTTGGGCATAAGTATACGGAGCAAAGTTACCATCTTTATTTGAAAGTTACCAACTTTATTTCGTTGTTACCAACTTTATTTGCATCCTACACCTGTACGGTCATTCAGATAAGCGATCCGCATTTGCGGGATAAAATCGCACATCTGGCTGGCGACCAGGAATATATCCGCAGTGCTGGCGCTTTCCTGGTATTTTGCGCAGATTTACATCGTGCAGCCCGTATTGGCAGCCGGGAAAATCAAACATTTGTGGCGGGCATGACCGAGCACTTCATTATTGCCACCGTTGATGTCAGCTTGTTCGCCCAAAATTGTGTAACAGCGGCTGAATCAATGGGATTGGGCACTTGCTACATTGGCGCCGTACGCAACCATCCGCAGGAAATCAGTGATCTGCTGCATTTGCCTGAACAGGTTTACCCTGTTTTTGGACTCTGCATCGGTTATCCCGACCAGAATCCTGATCTGAAACCACGACTGCCCCTGTCCGTAGTGCTTAAGGAAAATAGTTACGATGAAACCCGTGATGAAGCGGAAATCAGCCAGTACGATCAGCAGATGGCCGAGTACTATCGCAATCGCAATGCTTCGCAAAAAAACAGTCGCTGGACCCAGGAAATTGCTGCTCTGGTAGGCCGGGAAGCACGGCCCCACATGCGCGGCTTTTTGGAACGGCGCGGCATGAATACCCGTTAA
- a CDS encoding VOC family protein has product MQIDRLDHLVLTVQDMSATIDFYSQVLGMQAVTFGEGRNALVFGQQKINLHPAECPIAPHAAHPVPGSADLCFIAQGDIHELLAHLRNCGVALEAGPVLRTGAAGPITSVYFRDPDGNLLEVSIYDSGIKR; this is encoded by the coding sequence ATGCAAATCGACCGACTGGATCATCTGGTGCTGACCGTGCAGGATATGTCTGCAACCATAGACTTTTATTCGCAGGTGTTAGGTATGCAGGCTGTCACTTTTGGCGAGGGGCGCAACGCCCTGGTTTTTGGGCAGCAGAAAATTAATCTGCATCCGGCAGAATGTCCCATTGCTCCGCATGCGGCTCATCCTGTTCCTGGATCAGCAGATTTGTGCTTCATCGCTCAGGGAGACATTCACGAGTTGCTCGCCCATCTCCGGAACTGTGGTGTTGCCCTTGAAGCGGGTCCCGTGCTCCGCACTGGGGCCGCAGGTCCGATTACTTCGGTCTATTTTCGGGATCCCGATGGGAATCTGCTGGAGGTGTCCATTTATGACTCGGGAATTAAACGATAA
- a CDS encoding alpha/beta hydrolase family protein, with product MPKTIQESSLSRRSFLMKTATLVGATVAANTISISQAAAQEGPELLNSRMTPVVSGITYQHIGRWEVSRLNHILSVEAPAFTGFKVDYKPALNAVDLFRVTYPSVIPERNNRPTTASGLVAIPVNAETTPRLISYQHGTVYGRQEVPSFPDQSPETQLMIAAFAGRGDVLIGADYFGMGLSKEPESYLVLESQQQACADMIRAGQAVLADRGVQTNDLFLSGWSEGGFVTMALLEFLQRENLAVKAAATASAPLDLFAGMSGYLNFPRPNDAPWLNSIFVLSAFAYESYYDVPGLARSFFNPKYYDLCSALYSRQLSDLNKIPTDLHRLIRSEYFNPNYFMQSEFGRLVHRNQVYRWVIETPTRNYYGEADEAITVGLGKLAMSYQTGMGNRKVLAISAGSDATHRGTFARAVLGWSNWFKEMGESA from the coding sequence ATGCCGAAAACAATTCAAGAAAGCTCTCTTAGTCGTCGTTCATTTTTAATGAAAACTGCAACATTAGTTGGTGCCACGGTCGCGGCGAATACCATTTCCATATCTCAGGCTGCGGCGCAAGAAGGGCCTGAATTATTGAATTCAAGGATGACCCCGGTAGTATCGGGGATAACTTATCAGCATATAGGTCGGTGGGAAGTATCCCGTCTTAATCATATTTTAAGCGTTGAGGCACCAGCTTTCACTGGATTCAAAGTAGACTATAAACCGGCACTGAATGCGGTAGATTTGTTTCGTGTTACTTATCCGTCAGTTATTCCTGAGCGAAATAATCGTCCAACGACAGCCTCCGGCCTGGTCGCAATTCCTGTCAACGCCGAAACAACTCCAAGACTGATCTCATATCAGCATGGAACCGTTTATGGGAGGCAGGAGGTTCCTTCGTTTCCCGATCAGTCACCAGAAACCCAGTTGATGATCGCTGCTTTTGCTGGTCGTGGTGATGTTTTAATAGGTGCAGATTATTTCGGCATGGGACTATCTAAGGAGCCGGAGAGCTACCTGGTTTTGGAAAGCCAGCAACAGGCCTGTGCCGACATGATCCGTGCTGGGCAGGCCGTACTCGCTGATCGTGGCGTTCAGACTAACGATTTATTTTTGAGTGGTTGGTCTGAAGGTGGCTTTGTTACTATGGCTCTACTCGAGTTTTTGCAACGTGAAAACCTAGCGGTAAAAGCGGCAGCCACGGCGTCTGCACCTCTTGATCTCTTTGCCGGAATGAGTGGGTATTTAAATTTTCCACGTCCTAATGATGCTCCCTGGCTTAATTCTATTTTTGTATTGTCAGCATTTGCCTACGAAAGTTATTACGATGTGCCTGGCTTGGCAAGATCTTTCTTTAATCCGAAGTATTACGATCTTTGTAGTGCGCTATATTCTAGGCAGCTAAGTGATCTTAATAAGATACCAACCGATCTACATCGTTTGATCCGCTCAGAATATTTTAATCCCAATTATTTCATGCAGTCGGAGTTCGGTCGTCTTGTCCATAGGAATCAGGTCTATCGGTGGGTGATCGAAACCCCTACGCGCAATTATTATGGTGAGGCAGACGAAGCAATTACTGTCGGTCTGGGAAAATTGGCCATGTCCTATCAAACAGGGATGGGCAATAGAAAAGTCCTGGCAATTTCTGCCGGAAGCGATGCGACGCATCGGGGAACATTCGCCCGTGCAGTTTTAGGATGGAGTAACTGGTTCAAAGAGATGGGGGAATCAGCCTGA
- a CDS encoding type II toxin-antitoxin system Phd/YefM family antitoxin produces the protein MTITTLTSREFNQRASEAKRAANNGPVFITDRGRPAHVLMSFEDYQRLTQQRRNIADALAMPGIADIEFDPPRVAIERRPADFS, from the coding sequence ATGACCATTACCACCTTAACCAGTCGCGAGTTCAACCAAAGGGCGAGCGAGGCCAAACGGGCCGCCAACAACGGGCCGGTGTTCATCACGGATCGAGGCCGACCGGCCCATGTGCTGATGAGCTTTGAGGATTATCAGCGGCTCACGCAGCAGCGCCGCAACATTGCCGATGCACTCGCTATGCCGGGTATTGCTGACATCGAGTTTGATCCGCCGCGCGTGGCTATTGAAAGGCGTCCGGCTGATTTTTCATGA
- a CDS encoding helix-turn-helix domain-containing protein: protein MSIETKSMHITPVGGNVFADLGFAPEEAAALKAESQRIISEKLAIKDSLMTELAEWIEAKQLKQAEAAEILGVTRPRVSDVVNKKAIKFTIDALVDMLARAGKHVQLSVQ from the coding sequence ATGAGCATCGAAACCAAATCCATGCACATCACCCCTGTCGGCGGCAACGTGTTCGCGGACTTGGGATTTGCACCAGAAGAAGCGGCAGCCCTGAAGGCCGAATCACAACGCATCATCTCTGAAAAGCTGGCCATCAAGGATTCACTGATGACAGAGCTGGCAGAATGGATTGAAGCGAAGCAGCTCAAGCAAGCTGAAGCGGCGGAAATCCTGGGCGTGACCCGTCCGCGTGTTTCTGACGTAGTCAACAAGAAGGCCATCAAATTCACCATTGACGCGTTGGTGGATATGCTGGCGAGAGCAGGCAAACACGTCCAGTTGTCTGTTCAGTAA
- a CDS encoding VOC family protein: MAGNEVLGLSFASLEVRDLEKSKTFFENILGFQVAPIARPNAVVMQTEENLGAFALRWMPDLATSASIKNCGIAIWFRCKDVDALEHSVREAGAIVVSPAQDGPFGRMVVIREPDGRNITFHSA; this comes from the coding sequence ATGGCTGGTAACGAAGTGCTGGGGTTAAGCTTTGCATCACTGGAGGTCCGAGACCTCGAAAAATCGAAAACCTTTTTTGAAAACATTCTGGGTTTTCAGGTCGCACCTATCGCCAGGCCCAACGCTGTTGTCATGCAGACCGAAGAGAATCTGGGTGCTTTTGCGCTGCGATGGATGCCCGATTTGGCAACATCCGCTTCTATAAAAAACTGCGGCATCGCAATATGGTTTCGGTGCAAGGATGTCGATGCACTGGAGCACAGTGTGCGTGAGGCCGGCGCAATCGTGGTGTCACCTGCTCAGGACGGTCCGTTTGGCCGTATGGTGGTTATCCGGGAACCCGATGGGCGCAACATTACTTTTCATAGCGCCTGA
- a CDS encoding TnsA endonuclease N-terminal domain-containing protein encodes MTCLPLDPRSLKWIKQGRGIGSGKDYQPWLTVRDLPSAGRSHRIWGVLTQRTHHLLSDLELAAFFLFDWNPSVADIREQYPLRLEDTSELATQAHIRHPEVQGQVQIMSSDFLVDTNKPDLPRMAIQVKTSSDLSNPRTIEKLELERQYWALKGVPWYLLTEKQIPKTVTKNIAWLYPAQLVLDEIENTLNMAPIYLGFFTKHPMLQISQAAMMLDQAYALSPGESLQRIRSLLALRVFLFDLRKPWSKLAVGDLQASSDLDSLRNSYVANQ; translated from the coding sequence TTGACCTGCTTACCTCTTGACCCTCGTTCACTGAAATGGATCAAACAAGGTCGGGGAATTGGTTCAGGAAAAGATTACCAACCCTGGTTGACCGTCAGAGACCTGCCTTCTGCAGGACGATCTCATAGAATCTGGGGAGTCCTGACTCAACGAACCCACCATCTGCTGTCGGATCTCGAACTGGCAGCTTTTTTTCTATTTGACTGGAATCCATCTGTCGCTGATATCCGCGAGCAATATCCTCTCCGCTTAGAGGATACCAGTGAGCTTGCCACGCAAGCACACATTCGCCATCCAGAGGTACAAGGACAAGTTCAGATCATGTCATCGGATTTTCTAGTGGACACCAACAAGCCAGATCTTCCAAGAATGGCCATTCAGGTAAAAACATCTTCAGATCTTTCCAACCCTAGAACCATAGAAAAACTGGAACTTGAACGACAATATTGGGCATTAAAGGGAGTTCCATGGTATCTGCTGACGGAAAAACAAATACCCAAGACCGTCACCAAGAACATTGCCTGGCTGTATCCCGCCCAACTGGTTCTGGATGAGATCGAAAATACTCTGAATATGGCACCAATTTATTTAGGCTTCTTTACAAAGCATCCGATGTTACAGATTTCTCAGGCTGCAATGATGCTTGATCAAGCTTATGCACTGTCTCCAGGAGAGTCCTTGCAAAGGATCCGCTCGCTTTTAGCTCTGAGAGTTTTCTTGTTCGACCTCAGAAAACCTTGGTCAAAGCTGGCTGTTGGAGATCTACAAGCATCTTCAGATCTCGATTCACTGAGGAACTCTTATGTTGCGAATCAATGA
- a CDS encoding AAA family ATPase: MTLPKGMVQAIYKDTGISQYQGNPLIEALPPILDRRQLKEGLSGQIAFRPTDIYLDGPTRIHVISQLLDNFFQPLSRHIELESKLSVMLRQGYVGRNLATGELNAHIQNGYERVMQGDLAVFRFEHVESTAKSLAFIGCSGSGKTSSLNRILATYPQSIYHETYNFTQIVFLKIDCPHDGSLKSLCHNFFREIDAVLATNYVRRYVEKRHSVETLIAVMAHIANTHAIGLLVIDEIQHLSVKHSGGAERMLNFFVTLVNEISVPVVMVGTPKARSVFELDLRSARRGAGFGAILWEPLSKPSSEQVISRTEWGAFTSRLWKYQWLTKASPDVTDEIRDTWYDLSQGIMDVVIKLFVLSQIRAVVTGVERITQSLMKKVYQDELKPIHPMIDALRSGDVTKIARYSDLTIPDVDRKILELGHLLRSNHERIDTVIKYGGNEQAIRLHNMLVDMGYVSELLEPLINRAFEDHPGLVMKDLMPLILSWYQSAEIEKTASSKPKMKTMKRADWHTLDSNDLRFLFSQSANEKAFLESLSREELLFDAQNWINSFE; encoded by the coding sequence ATGACACTACCCAAAGGTATGGTTCAGGCTATTTACAAGGATACCGGGATCAGTCAATACCAAGGGAATCCACTCATTGAAGCGCTGCCGCCGATCTTGGACAGGCGTCAGTTAAAGGAGGGGTTATCAGGCCAAATTGCGTTTCGTCCAACGGATATTTATCTTGATGGTCCGACCCGCATTCATGTTATCTCCCAATTACTCGATAATTTTTTCCAGCCGCTATCCCGTCACATCGAGCTGGAGTCGAAATTGTCGGTCATGCTTCGACAAGGGTATGTTGGCAGAAACCTGGCAACCGGCGAACTGAATGCTCACATCCAGAATGGTTATGAGCGTGTCATGCAGGGTGATTTAGCCGTTTTCCGGTTCGAGCATGTGGAGTCTACGGCTAAAAGTCTGGCTTTCATTGGCTGTTCCGGGTCAGGCAAGACAAGTTCGTTGAATCGTATTTTGGCCACCTATCCGCAATCGATTTATCACGAAACGTACAACTTCACCCAGATTGTTTTCCTCAAAATTGACTGCCCGCATGACGGCTCCCTGAAAAGCCTTTGTCATAACTTTTTTCGTGAAATCGACGCGGTGCTCGCCACCAATTACGTGCGTCGCTATGTGGAAAAACGGCACAGTGTGGAAACCCTGATTGCGGTAATGGCGCATATTGCTAATACGCACGCGATTGGCCTGTTGGTGATTGATGAAATCCAGCATTTGAGTGTTAAACATTCCGGTGGTGCAGAGCGTATGCTCAATTTTTTTGTCACTCTGGTGAATGAAATTTCAGTCCCGGTTGTCATGGTGGGGACACCAAAAGCCAGATCTGTCTTTGAGCTGGACCTGCGATCCGCGCGTCGCGGTGCTGGTTTTGGTGCAATTCTGTGGGAGCCATTGAGCAAGCCTTCAAGTGAGCAAGTAATATCACGGACCGAATGGGGAGCCTTCACCAGCCGTTTGTGGAAGTATCAGTGGCTGACCAAAGCATCACCTGATGTGACCGATGAAATTCGTGATACCTGGTATGATCTTTCTCAAGGCATTATGGATGTCGTCATCAAGCTATTTGTTCTGTCACAAATCCGGGCTGTTGTCACAGGCGTTGAACGCATTACCCAGAGCTTGATGAAAAAAGTTTATCAGGATGAGCTAAAGCCCATCCATCCTATGATCGATGCATTGCGGTCCGGTGATGTCACAAAAATAGCCCGTTACTCCGACCTGACCATTCCCGACGTGGATAGAAAAATACTCGAACTAGGCCATCTGCTGCGTTCCAATCATGAACGCATTGATACTGTCATCAAGTATGGGGGAAATGAACAAGCCATTCGCTTACACAATATGCTGGTCGATATGGGGTATGTCTCTGAGTTGCTTGAACCTCTGATCAATAGGGCTTTTGAAGATCACCCGGGCCTTGTGATGAAGGATCTTATGCCGCTGATTCTCTCTTGGTATCAAAGCGCAGAGATAGAAAAGACGGCATCATCAAAGCCGAAAATGAAGACGATGAAAAGAGCTGACTGGCATACCCTGGACTCAAACGATTTGCGTTTTTTATTTTCGCAGTCCGCCAATGAGAAAGCCTTCCTAGAATCACTGAGTCGCGAAGAGTTGCTTTTCGATGCCCAGAACTGGATCAATTCCTTTGAGTGA